AAAAATTTCAGTAGATGAATTATTAAAAAAAGTGCCTAATAAATATGAGTTAGCTATTTTAGCTGGAAAAGCAGCTAGAAAAGAATTTATAGAAGGTGTTGAAAAATATAAGATAATTGATAATGTATTTGAAGATATATTAGAAGAAAAAGTAAAAATTGTAGAAAATGAATAAATATTAATCTTGACATTTTAGAATATCACATTATACTTATATTATGGAGGAGTAAATGAATAAAGTGCCCGAAAATGAAGAAAAAGTAATTAATGGTATTGATATTGTAGATTTGATAGGTCAATTTGTTGATTTGAGTAAAGCTGGGCAAAGCTATAAGGGTTATTCACCGTTTAAAAGTGAAAATACACCTTCATTTTCAGTACATCCAGGGAAAAAAATTTTTAAAGATTTTAGTTCTGGAATTGGTGGAAATGTAATAAAGTTTTATTCATTAATTAAGAATATATCGTATTCAGATGCATTAGAAGAACTTGCAAAAAAATATGGTATTGCTATTAAAATAAATAAATCAAAAAAAGGGAATTATGACACCTTAGGTCATAAGATTTTACTTGATGCTCAAAAATATTATGCTGATAATCTAGAAAAGTCAACAGAAGCGATAGAATATCTAAAAAAAAGAGGATATGATTTAAAAGATTTAAAAAAATATCAAATTGGATATGCTACTAAAGAGTGGCATGGATTATATAATTTTCTTAAAGAAAAGTATGCTGATGAAGAATTGTTAAAAATAGGTATAGTAGCTAGAAGTCAAACTGATAGTGAAAATATCTATGATGTTTTTAGAGAAAGAATTATGTTTCCTATTTTTAATAAATTCCAACAAATCATAGGATTTGGTGGTAGATATATAGGTGATAATAAGGAAGTACCT
The Streptobacillus felis genome window above contains:
- the rpoZ gene encoding DNA-directed RNA polymerase subunit omega, with protein sequence MKKEKISVDELLKKVPNKYELAILAGKAARKEFIEGVEKYKIIDNVFEDILEEKVKIVENE